Proteins encoded together in one Alteribacter keqinensis window:
- a CDS encoding manganese catalase family protein: MFKRIDRLQIDLPRPKHPDPDSAGAIQELLGGRFGEMSTLNNYMFQSFNFRSKKKLRPFYELIASITAEEMGHVELVSNTINLCLDGSIGNGSTNPDDTPLRDALGMGNKFNFILGGQNAVPADSAGKAWTGDNVFSSGNLVDDLLHNFYLECGARTHKMRVYQMTDNEAARELTGYLLVRGSVHAVAYAKALETVTGVNMMKMLPVPSLDNSKFDYAKKYEDEGSHLKLYRFSDDDYNLLDRIWNGPSPIGPAGELEVVDGTPEGGEIPDLQQIPEEFAPGFDEEQFRELSKKLKYEAGM; encoded by the coding sequence TTGTTTAAACGCATTGACCGGCTTCAAATTGACCTGCCACGCCCAAAGCACCCGGATCCTGATTCTGCCGGCGCGATTCAGGAGCTTCTCGGCGGCCGCTTTGGTGAGATGTCCACACTTAACAACTATATGTTTCAGTCCTTCAACTTTCGGAGCAAAAAGAAGTTGCGTCCCTTTTATGAGTTGATTGCCAGTATTACAGCAGAAGAAATGGGTCACGTGGAACTCGTCTCCAATACGATAAACCTCTGTCTTGACGGATCGATTGGTAACGGAAGTACAAATCCGGACGACACCCCACTTCGGGATGCTCTTGGAATGGGAAACAAGTTTAATTTTATCTTAGGGGGACAAAATGCTGTTCCTGCAGATTCAGCCGGAAAAGCCTGGACTGGAGATAATGTTTTCTCCAGTGGTAACCTTGTAGATGACCTCCTGCACAATTTTTATTTGGAATGTGGAGCCAGAACACATAAAATGAGAGTTTATCAGATGACAGACAACGAGGCTGCAAGGGAATTAACCGGCTACCTTCTGGTCCGGGGAAGTGTTCACGCAGTTGCGTATGCAAAAGCACTTGAAACGGTAACAGGTGTAAATATGATGAAGATGCTTCCTGTCCCAAGCCTCGATAACTCCAAATTTGACTACGCAAAAAAATATGAAGACGAAGGTTCACACTTGAAGCTGTACCGCTTCAGTGATGATGACTACAACTTGCTTGACCGTATTTGGAACGGTCCTTCCCCGATCGGGCCTGCAGGTGAACTTGAAGTGGTTGATGGAACCCCTGAAGGCGGAGAAATACCGGATCTTCAGCAAATCCCCGAAGAGTTCGCACCAGGGTTTGATGAAGAACAGTTCCGAGAGCTGTCCAAAAAACTAAAATATGAAGCAGGAATGTAA
- a CDS encoding pyridoxal phosphate-dependent decarboxylase family protein: protein MAILHSHLQKNVHTYDSLFLHQGHKGRKAFQEQMGLVVQKLTEVFSVSDKPFNGQSPQQVKYEVEFMMRFSNGGYSLEEALDDIEGPILKNSLHISHRKSIAHLHCPPLISGIAAELIIGALNQSMDSWDQSTAATYVEKELVRQLAEKAELPDTADGTFTSGGTQSNYMGLLLARDYFCHRNWNHLVQEKGLPPGFEKLRILCSEEAHFTVQKSAAQLGLGKQAVVTINTDDRHRMRIEDVEDTLTELKAKELLPFAIVATCGTTDYGSIDPLYELKVLARQHALWMHVDAAFGGGLLFSHNHRENVNGLSLADSITLDFHKLFYQPISCGLFLVSDRKNLRYLSYHADYLNPVEDEEEGISNLVNKSVQTTKRFDALKVLLTFKTVGTSLLGKMIDDTIEVAREAAKQLDERAEFLVENPVPELNTVVFRFQPQTTEKDTDELNRLIQQELLYQGKAAISKTSINGRTGLKFTLLNPRTNLQDIKEVINDVEEIGREIAMGGYRFDKCERDS, encoded by the coding sequence ATGGCTATTTTACACTCACATTTACAAAAGAACGTGCACACATACGACTCGCTTTTTCTCCACCAAGGCCATAAAGGGCGAAAAGCGTTTCAAGAGCAAATGGGGCTCGTGGTTCAAAAGCTCACAGAAGTCTTCAGTGTCTCAGATAAACCTTTTAACGGTCAAAGCCCGCAGCAAGTAAAGTATGAAGTGGAGTTTATGATGCGTTTTTCCAATGGCGGCTATTCTCTGGAAGAAGCACTTGATGATATTGAAGGCCCGATCTTAAAGAACAGTTTACACATATCGCATCGAAAAAGCATAGCTCACCTGCACTGTCCGCCCCTTATATCCGGCATTGCCGCAGAGCTTATTATCGGGGCATTAAATCAATCAATGGATTCCTGGGATCAAAGCACCGCTGCGACTTATGTAGAAAAAGAGCTGGTCAGGCAATTAGCGGAAAAAGCAGAGCTTCCTGATACAGCGGATGGCACATTTACGAGTGGCGGAACGCAGTCTAATTATATGGGTCTTTTGCTTGCAAGAGACTACTTCTGCCACCGGAATTGGAATCATCTGGTTCAAGAAAAAGGGTTACCACCGGGGTTTGAGAAGTTGCGCATTCTTTGCTCAGAGGAAGCCCATTTTACAGTACAGAAGTCAGCGGCACAGCTTGGTTTAGGAAAACAGGCTGTTGTCACGATAAATACCGATGACAGGCACCGCATGAGAATAGAGGACGTTGAAGATACATTAACAGAGCTTAAAGCCAAGGAACTGCTTCCTTTTGCCATCGTTGCTACCTGTGGAACAACCGATTACGGAAGCATTGATCCCCTTTATGAACTGAAGGTACTGGCCAGACAGCATGCATTATGGATGCACGTAGATGCAGCATTTGGCGGTGGTCTTTTATTCAGCCACAACCATAGGGAAAATGTGAACGGACTTTCCTTAGCCGATTCGATCACACTGGACTTCCACAAGCTTTTCTATCAGCCGATAAGCTGCGGCTTGTTTCTCGTTTCGGACCGCAAAAACCTTCGTTACCTTTCCTATCACGCCGATTATTTAAATCCGGTTGAAGATGAGGAAGAAGGGATATCGAACCTCGTAAACAAATCAGTGCAGACAACAAAAAGGTTTGATGCTTTAAAGGTGCTGCTGACGTTTAAAACAGTTGGGACAAGCCTGTTGGGAAAGATGATTGACGACACCATCGAAGTGGCCCGGGAAGCAGCAAAACAGCTTGATGAACGAGCTGAATTCCTGGTTGAAAACCCTGTCCCGGAGCTGAATACGGTCGTGTTTCGATTTCAGCCGCAAACAACCGAGAAGGACACGGATGAATTAAACAGACTCATTCAGCAGGAGCTGCTGTACCAGGGTAAAGCAGCTATTAGTAAAACATCCATTAACGGCAGGACAGGTTTGAAGTTTACCTTGCTTAATCCAAGAACAAATCTTCAAGACATAAAAGAGGTCATTAACGATGTTGAAGAAATCGGAAGGGAAATCGCAATGGGAGGTTACCGATTTGATAAATGTGAAAGAGATAGCTGA
- a CDS encoding IucA/IucC family protein, which translates to MINVKEIAENATMQSFLNCYLRETGNGREAPDVLKEAATSLQTGDWENVITLDLDRQKMTFILPVQYWSLTGRHLFAFPLYYKGAGQKTWQKLDYVTAVTLIVKEWLIVNGKEEAEDELIHRVILSCQTTKSSIEYRLKDKEALTNKDVDFIDAEQSLLFGHLMHPTPKSKQGMTEKQEEKYSPEYKGTFLLHYFSVDKEYVLQDSTLSIAASEAIYHELYESDNVDKEWLEKNEEEGRALIPAHPLQIETLLEKQEVRKLLKSGAVTYLGPLGKPYTATSSFRTVYSPESPFMYKFSVPVKVTNSLRVNQPKELARGVEVSRLLNTEVGERLHDAFPRFQIINDPAYMNVKTTECVSGFEMIIRENPFYKKSENTSVIAALCQDHAYGGKARIHAIITDLAKREGRPVSEVSVDWFKHYLSITLDPMLWLYKTYGIALEAHQQNSVIQMKGGYPDTFYYRDNQGYYFCQSAAEKLKALVPGLNEDSDTVCEDHVADERFRYYFFFNHLFGLINAFGANGLVKEERLIGVLRAELEKHEPKEGSQLLQSLLEESDLPCKANLLTRLYDMDELVGPMEAQSVYTKVPNPLENEVKLHYAL; encoded by the coding sequence TTGATAAATGTGAAAGAGATAGCTGAAAATGCGACGATGCAAAGCTTTTTGAATTGCTATTTAAGAGAAACAGGTAACGGGAGGGAAGCACCTGATGTCCTTAAGGAAGCTGCCACATCGTTACAGACCGGGGATTGGGAGAATGTTATTACTTTAGATCTGGACAGGCAAAAGATGACATTCATTCTTCCGGTTCAGTACTGGTCTCTAACCGGGCGTCATTTGTTTGCATTTCCACTCTATTACAAGGGAGCAGGCCAAAAAACATGGCAAAAACTTGACTATGTCACAGCAGTTACGCTTATCGTCAAAGAGTGGCTTATTGTAAACGGGAAAGAAGAAGCAGAGGATGAGCTTATTCATCGGGTTATCTTAAGCTGTCAGACAACGAAGAGCAGCATAGAATACAGGCTGAAAGATAAGGAAGCTCTGACAAATAAAGATGTTGACTTTATTGATGCTGAGCAATCACTGCTCTTTGGTCATTTAATGCACCCGACACCTAAAAGCAAGCAGGGAATGACAGAAAAACAAGAAGAAAAATACTCACCTGAATATAAAGGAACCTTTCTCCTTCATTATTTTAGCGTTGATAAAGAGTACGTTCTTCAAGATTCCACTTTATCCATAGCAGCATCAGAGGCTATTTATCATGAGCTTTATGAATCAGACAATGTTGATAAAGAGTGGCTGGAAAAAAATGAAGAGGAGGGGCGGGCATTAATTCCAGCTCACCCCCTTCAAATAGAGACCCTGTTGGAAAAACAAGAAGTACGAAAGCTTCTGAAATCAGGTGCTGTAACGTATCTGGGACCTCTTGGAAAGCCTTATACAGCCACGTCCTCATTTCGTACTGTTTACAGTCCGGAGTCACCGTTCATGTACAAGTTTTCCGTCCCTGTTAAAGTGACGAATTCCCTTCGCGTGAATCAGCCAAAAGAGCTGGCAAGGGGAGTCGAAGTATCGAGACTTCTTAATACAGAAGTAGGTGAGAGGCTTCATGATGCGTTTCCTCGCTTTCAAATTATAAACGATCCGGCTTACATGAATGTGAAGACAACAGAGTGTGTGTCAGGTTTTGAGATGATTATCCGGGAAAATCCATTTTATAAAAAGAGCGAAAATACGAGTGTAATAGCAGCCTTATGTCAGGATCATGCATACGGAGGGAAAGCAAGGATACATGCGATCATCACAGATCTTGCAAAAAGGGAAGGACGGCCTGTCTCTGAAGTAAGCGTTGACTGGTTTAAGCATTATTTATCGATTACCCTCGATCCCATGCTCTGGCTGTATAAAACATACGGTATTGCCTTAGAAGCCCATCAGCAAAACTCGGTTATCCAGATGAAGGGAGGCTATCCGGATACTTTCTATTACCGTGATAACCAAGGATACTACTTCTGTCAATCGGCTGCTGAAAAGCTTAAGGCATTGGTGCCCGGGTTAAACGAAGACAGTGATACGGTTTGTGAAGATCATGTAGCCGACGAGCGTTTTCGTTATTATTTTTTCTTTAACCATTTGTTTGGGTTAATCAATGCCTTCGGGGCAAATGGGCTTGTAAAAGAAGAAAGGCTGATTGGTGTACTAAGAGCAGAGCTGGAAAAGCATGAACCAAAAGAGGGAAGCCAATTATTGCAAAGCCTGCTGGAGGAGTCCGATCTCCCTTGTAAAGCCAATCTGTTAACCCGGTTATACGATATGGATGAGCTCGTTGGTCCAATGGAGGCGCAATCGGTGTATACAAAGGTTCCAAACCCTCTGGAAAATGAGGTGAAGCTTCATTATGCTTTATGA
- a CDS encoding NAD-binding protein, which produces MGNGNFEHVVVAIVNNIQASIFTTLVLKEIGGTRVWIKAQNMYHTEVHEKIGEDLVVHPKFNLGKRIAHNMASEKNIDFIDLSEDYCIVSEAKAGRGLELI; this is translated from the coding sequence ATAGGAAACGGCAACTTTGAACATGTGGTGGTTGCCATTGTTAATAACATACAGGCAAGTATCTTCACCACACTTGTATTAAAAGAAATAGGTGGAACGAGGGTCTGGATAAAAGCACAAAACATGTATCATACGGAAGTGCATGAAAAGATCGGCGAAGATCTCGTTGTTCATCCGAAATTTAATTTAGGCAAACGAATTGCCCACAATATGGCCTCGGAAAAGAACATTGATTTCATTGATTTGTCTGAGGATTACTGCATAGTGTCAGAAGCTAAGGCTGGAAGGGGACTGGAACTTATCTGA
- a CDS encoding peptidyl-prolyl cis-trans isomerase translates to MSQQEMIVTITGKTKHTITLDPGAFMFDKRKVNMDEYLQSEPSVYEETKDEDNRSALAWDSHRSGMKIRNENDISVDRNALKSESFGIPLTPFLENASPGQEAESIVFEKQDGSEVEVPYETHKTTILKFSHKGEPLTETGPLHVYDGTNNENPYTHVVKIVVR, encoded by the coding sequence ATGAGTCAGCAGGAAATGATCGTTACGATTACCGGAAAGACCAAGCATACAATCACACTCGACCCGGGTGCGTTTATGTTTGATAAACGAAAAGTCAATATGGATGAATATCTGCAGTCGGAACCATCTGTCTATGAAGAAACAAAAGACGAAGACAACCGGTCTGCATTGGCATGGGACAGTCACAGAAGCGGCATGAAAATACGAAACGAAAATGATATCAGTGTTGACCGCAATGCCCTTAAGTCTGAGAGCTTCGGGATTCCTCTTACACCATTTTTAGAAAACGCTTCCCCCGGTCAGGAAGCGGAATCGATTGTATTCGAAAAACAAGATGGATCAGAAGTGGAAGTACCGTATGAAACACATAAGACCACAATCTTAAAGTTCTCCCACAAAGGTGAACCGCTGACAGAAACAGGGCCCTTACATGTTTACGACGGAACAAACAACGAGAACCCCTACACACACGTGGTAAAAATTGTCGTACGCTGA
- a CDS encoding GNAT family N-acetyltransferase, with product MLYDFEYLDDSICQKIAFKQVTENDDELIHKWMNEEHVHPFWNLNITLKAFKSHLKKALADKHQSLYLGFLDGQAVSYWEAYWVKGDVVEKAYTAHPYDQGVHLLLGEKRYLGKGYSLPLLRAMVRFQFQVNDTKKIVAEPDIRNEKMIHVFKKCGFKPIKPIELPDKTGLLMFCERKEFEGRWQV from the coding sequence ATGCTTTATGATTTTGAATACCTGGATGATTCAATCTGTCAAAAGATAGCCTTCAAACAAGTAACGGAGAATGACGATGAACTCATTCACAAATGGATGAACGAAGAACACGTCCATCCCTTCTGGAATCTAAATATCACTTTGAAGGCTTTTAAGTCCCATTTGAAAAAGGCGTTAGCGGACAAGCATCAGAGTCTTTATTTAGGCTTCCTGGACGGCCAGGCGGTAAGTTACTGGGAAGCATATTGGGTGAAAGGGGATGTCGTCGAAAAGGCGTATACAGCACATCCCTATGATCAAGGTGTGCATCTTCTTCTGGGTGAAAAAAGGTACCTCGGCAAAGGCTATTCCCTTCCTTTGCTCCGGGCGATGGTCCGTTTTCAATTTCAAGTGAACGATACGAAGAAGATCGTGGCAGAGCCGGATATACGAAATGAAAAGATGATTCACGTATTTAAAAAGTGCGGCTTCAAGCCGATTAAACCAATTGAACTGCCAGATAAAACGGGACTTTTGATGTTTTGTGAAAGAAAGGAATTTGAAGGGAGGTGGCAGGTTTGA
- a CDS encoding YlaN family protein: protein MSIETLSGQSEKAYALLKEDAQKILNLIEVQMSNLTMPQCPLYEEVLDTQMFGLSREIDFAIRLNLIKEEEGKGLLDQLEKELSALHEACLREKNK, encoded by the coding sequence ATGTCAATTGAGACGTTATCCGGACAGAGTGAAAAAGCGTATGCCCTTCTAAAAGAAGATGCTCAAAAAATTTTGAATCTCATTGAAGTGCAGATGTCAAACTTAACCATGCCTCAATGTCCTCTTTATGAGGAAGTTTTAGATACACAGATGTTCGGACTTTCCCGCGAAATCGATTTTGCCATTCGCCTGAACCTTATTAAAGAGGAAGAGGGAAAAGGATTACTCGATCAGCTGGAAAAGGAGTTATCTGCCTTGCACGAAGCCTGCTTGCGCGAAAAGAATAAGTAG
- the glsA gene encoding glutaminase A, whose translation MICEDKEVLNYMIEEARIYTKDGKVADYIPALKEADSSVLSLAIYDGGKTCAAVGNVEETFTLQSISKVLSLALALMDQGVEEVFSKVGMEPTGDPFNSIIKLETNKPNKPLNPMINAGALAVTSMIAGTTTEEKLGRLLSFIHELTGNPKISYDEHVANSELATAHLNRSLAYFMKQHGVFDDDVEDLLDLYTKQCAIEVSCQDLAKIGYVIANEGRHVESHRPIIPLHISRILKTFMVTCGMYNASGEFAIRVGIPAKSGVSGGIMASIPHGLGIGIYGPALDDKGNSIAGMKLLEALSSRYDLSIF comes from the coding sequence ATGATCTGTGAAGACAAAGAAGTTCTTAATTACATGATAGAAGAAGCGAGAATTTATACAAAGGATGGGAAAGTAGCTGACTATATACCCGCATTGAAGGAAGCGGATTCCTCTGTTCTTTCTTTAGCCATATACGATGGCGGGAAGACGTGCGCAGCAGTCGGAAATGTAGAGGAGACGTTTACACTGCAGAGTATATCCAAGGTGTTAAGTCTGGCTCTTGCCCTTATGGATCAGGGGGTGGAAGAAGTCTTTTCAAAGGTTGGGATGGAACCAACGGGAGATCCGTTTAACTCCATTATTAAGCTTGAAACAAACAAGCCGAATAAACCGTTAAATCCAATGATCAATGCAGGGGCCCTTGCTGTTACTTCCATGATTGCCGGAACTACAACGGAAGAAAAACTCGGCAGGCTTTTATCGTTCATCCATGAGCTTACAGGGAATCCGAAAATCAGCTACGATGAACATGTGGCAAATTCGGAACTGGCTACTGCACATTTAAACCGGTCTCTTGCTTACTTTATGAAACAGCACGGTGTGTTTGATGATGACGTTGAAGATCTACTTGATCTTTACACGAAACAATGTGCGATTGAAGTGAGCTGTCAGGACCTGGCTAAAATCGGCTATGTTATTGCGAATGAAGGGAGGCACGTGGAATCTCACCGTCCCATTATTCCCCTTCACATATCGAGAATTCTAAAAACGTTTATGGTTACTTGCGGGATGTATAACGCTTCCGGTGAATTTGCTATTCGTGTTGGTATTCCGGCAAAAAGCGGGGTGTCCGGCGGGATCATGGCATCCATCCCCCACGGACTCGGAATCGGCATCTACGGACCTGCACTTGATGATAAAGGAAACAGCATTGCAGGAATGAAGCTCCTGGAAGCACTGTCATCAAGATACGACCTGAGCATCTTCTGA
- a CDS encoding lysine N(6)-hydroxylase/L-ornithine N(5)-oxygenase family protein, with amino-acid sequence MSLINEQQTVFDVIGVGVGPFNLGMAALLEPVEDINALFLEKKPEFQWHPDMLIEGTTLQVPFLADLVSMVDVQSPYSFLAYLQAHNRLYHFYFFEKFHIPRKEYNQYCRWVSKKLNSCRFGMNVQKVTQVEGENERQTIYEVTVLNEQTLSVETFLTKQLVIGIGSVPAVPEAFKPYLGKAVFHTSQYLSYKEQCQEGGKVAIIGSGQSAAEVFLDLARAQSGPDVSLHWYTRSKGFFPMEYSKLGLEYFSPDYTDFFYELSQSKKDKLLKEQDLLYKGISADTIADIYDHLYERSVTSDSSDIQLQAMTEIIGIEKKGENFRLSGCHHVSESYFEVDVDRVILGTGYKPKIPDFLEEMHNWIALDDQGRYRVKKDYRLETFLETENHIFVQNGEFHTHGVGAPDLGLGAYRNAVIINQIAGKEVYSVQSKNVFQTFGLHEHAKRPLTPVSAINNKIEKKAGIK; translated from the coding sequence TTGAGCCTGATAAATGAGCAACAGACTGTCTTTGATGTGATTGGAGTTGGCGTTGGTCCCTTTAATTTAGGGATGGCCGCATTACTGGAACCGGTTGAAGACATAAATGCTCTGTTTTTGGAAAAGAAACCGGAATTTCAATGGCATCCGGATATGCTCATTGAAGGTACAACGCTGCAAGTTCCTTTTTTAGCCGACCTGGTAAGCATGGTTGATGTGCAAAGCCCATACAGCTTCCTTGCTTATTTACAAGCTCACAACCGGTTGTACCATTTTTATTTTTTCGAGAAATTTCATATTCCTCGTAAAGAATACAACCAATATTGCCGCTGGGTCAGCAAGAAGCTAAACTCATGCCGATTCGGAATGAATGTGCAAAAGGTGACCCAGGTTGAGGGGGAAAATGAGCGGCAGACCATTTATGAAGTGACGGTTTTAAATGAACAAACATTATCTGTCGAGACATTTTTGACAAAGCAGCTTGTCATCGGTATCGGATCTGTCCCTGCAGTTCCAGAGGCGTTTAAACCGTATCTAGGAAAGGCTGTCTTCCATACCTCACAATACTTATCATATAAAGAGCAGTGTCAGGAGGGGGGCAAAGTTGCCATTATTGGTTCAGGACAAAGTGCAGCAGAAGTATTTTTAGACCTGGCAAGAGCACAGTCCGGCCCGGACGTATCCCTCCACTGGTATACGCGGTCGAAGGGATTTTTCCCAATGGAATACTCAAAGTTAGGTCTCGAGTATTTCTCGCCTGACTATACTGATTTCTTTTACGAGCTTTCTCAATCAAAAAAGGACAAACTGCTAAAAGAGCAGGACCTTCTCTATAAAGGGATAAGCGCTGACACGATTGCCGATATTTACGATCATTTATACGAACGCTCTGTCACAAGCGATAGCTCGGACATTCAGCTTCAAGCAATGACAGAAATCATCGGTATTGAAAAAAAGGGGGAGAACTTCAGGCTCTCCGGCTGCCACCATGTAAGTGAAAGCTATTTTGAAGTGGATGTTGACCGCGTCATCTTAGGGACGGGCTACAAGCCGAAGATCCCGGATTTTTTAGAAGAGATGCACAATTGGATTGCCTTGGACGATCAGGGACGGTACAGGGTAAAAAAAGATTATCGCTTAGAGACGTTTTTAGAAACCGAAAATCACATTTTCGTTCAAAACGGAGAATTTCATACCCACGGCGTCGGCGCACCGGACCTCGGTCTCGGGGCATATCGGAATGCTGTTATTATTAATCAAATCGCCGGGAAGGAAGTTTATTCTGTTCAGTCAAAAAACGTGTTTCAAACGTTTGGTCTCCATGAACATGCTAAGCGTCCGCTTACGCCTGTCAGTGCGATTAATAACAAAATCGAAAAGAAAGCAGGGATTAAATGA
- a CDS encoding YjzC family protein, producing the protein MADRYKTGEKAPANGKYEFDGLTDGRKTSEPTEHESQITLESGDTFPPLRSSQEAAYWKKVK; encoded by the coding sequence ATGGCGGATCGTTACAAAACAGGAGAGAAGGCGCCGGCGAATGGGAAGTATGAGTTTGATGGTCTGACAGACGGAAGGAAGACATCTGAGCCTACGGAGCATGAATCACAGATCACCCTTGAATCAGGCGATACGTTTCCACCGCTCAGATCGAGTCAGGAAGCAGCGTACTGGAAGAAGGTAAAGTAA
- a CDS encoding winged helix-turn-helix domain-containing protein: MKKEDMYTSIEKELMENPKISNLDLAKKCKVPVPLVEVIIRKMKTGR; encoded by the coding sequence TTGAAGAAAGAAGACATGTACACAAGTATTGAGAAAGAACTTATGGAAAATCCGAAAATCAGCAATTTAGATCTTGCTAAGAAATGTAAAGTACCAGTTCCTCTCGTAGAGGTTATTATAAGAAAAATGAAAACAGGAAGGTGA
- a CDS encoding DUF5643 domain-containing protein, with protein MVNTVKESGETSLSYNTVTFHPTSTAICMNSTYHEEYNEEFHLLDFHIIDESGRSIQHASGSRCRQVKKGLYLNEYTFFYDP; from the coding sequence CTGGTTAACACAGTGAAAGAATCTGGTGAAACCTCTCTTTCCTATAACACGGTTACCTTTCACCCTACTTCAACAGCGATTTGCATGAACAGCACCTACCATGAAGAATATAATGAGGAGTTCCACTTGCTGGACTTTCACATTATCGATGAGAGCGGCCGTAGTATTCAGCATGCAAGCGGGAGTCGCTGCCGTCAGGTGAAAAAGGGCTTATACCTGAATGAATATACGTTCTTCTATGATCCTTGA
- a CDS encoding aspartate aminotransferase family protein has translation MSVQEQSLNSELLHQQELRESNARSYPRRIPLALNKAEGIHVTDVDGNQYMDCLAGAGTLALGHNHSVVIEAVEKVLKDQTPLHTLDLTTPVKEAFVNELFASLPDGFRERAKVQFCGPTGGDGIEAALKLVKTATGRQSILTFHGGYHGSTHGTMSVSGNLEPKKNVQGLMPDTHFLPYPYTYRCPFGKGGEESHLLSSAYIEHMLDDPESGILPPAAMIFETVQGEGGSIPAPIEWLKEMRRITKERGIPLIIDEVQTGIGRTGKMFSFEHAGIVPDVFVLSKAIGGSLPLSVVVYDKDLDAWEPGAHIGTFRGNQLAMAAGTASLKYIKEQRLDQHAKKMGELFIEELTPLKEEFSVIGDVRGRGLMLGVEVVDPAFSPSPSGSLPANPELATRIQSECIKRGLILEVGGRHGAVIRLLPPLIITEKQVKEVAAIFRSAVTASIKE, from the coding sequence ATGAGCGTTCAGGAACAAAGTTTAAATAGTGAGTTGCTTCATCAGCAGGAGCTGAGAGAATCAAATGCAAGATCTTATCCGAGAAGAATTCCGTTAGCTTTGAATAAGGCAGAAGGGATTCATGTGACGGATGTCGATGGGAATCAGTATATGGATTGTTTAGCGGGGGCAGGGACACTCGCATTAGGGCATAATCACTCCGTGGTAATTGAAGCGGTAGAGAAAGTATTGAAAGACCAGACACCATTACATACATTAGACCTCACAACGCCTGTAAAAGAAGCATTTGTAAACGAATTGTTCGCTTCTTTACCTGACGGATTTCGTGAACGGGCCAAGGTTCAGTTTTGCGGACCGACTGGAGGGGATGGGATTGAAGCAGCACTGAAGCTGGTTAAAACAGCAACAGGGCGTCAAAGCATTCTCACATTTCATGGAGGGTATCACGGTTCGACTCATGGAACGATGTCCGTGAGCGGAAATTTGGAACCGAAAAAAAACGTACAAGGACTAATGCCTGATACACATTTCTTACCATACCCTTACACCTACCGTTGTCCGTTTGGAAAAGGAGGGGAGGAAAGTCATCTCCTAAGCAGTGCATACATTGAGCACATGCTGGACGACCCTGAAAGTGGGATTCTTCCACCGGCTGCAATGATTTTTGAAACGGTACAAGGAGAGGGCGGTTCGATTCCTGCACCAATCGAGTGGCTCAAGGAAATGAGACGAATTACGAAAGAGCGGGGGATTCCGCTGATTATCGATGAAGTACAAACGGGCATTGGAAGAACAGGAAAAATGTTTTCCTTTGAACATGCCGGTATTGTACCGGATGTGTTTGTCCTATCTAAAGCAATCGGTGGCAGTCTTCCTCTTTCCGTCGTTGTTTACGATAAGGACCTTGATGCTTGGGAGCCAGGTGCTCATATTGGGACGTTCAGAGGAAATCAGCTGGCGATGGCAGCGGGAACAGCGAGCCTGAAATACATTAAAGAACAACGTCTCGATCAGCATGCAAAAAAAATGGGAGAGCTTTTTATTGAAGAGCTGACACCATTAAAAGAAGAGTTTTCAGTGATCGGCGACGTTAGGGGAAGAGGCTTAATGCTCGGTGTAGAAGTTGTTGATCCGGCCTTTTCACCGTCTCCATCAGGAAGTCTGCCGGCAAACCCTGAGCTGGCAACCCGGATTCAAAGTGAATGCATTAAACGAGGCCTGATTTTAGAAGTAGGAGGAAGGCACGGCGCAGTTATCCGGCTTCTTCCTCCGCTCATTATTACTGAAAAACAAGTAAAAGAAGTGGCCGCTATTTTCAGAAGTGCTGTTACTGCTTCTATTAAGGAGTAA